In Sorghum bicolor cultivar BTx623 chromosome 10, Sorghum_bicolor_NCBIv3, whole genome shotgun sequence, one genomic interval encodes:
- the LOC8069218 gene encoding expansin-like A4, whose product MDATAILFILATHAQLLNCPSHQRRRVPRICPAFFSMHSTHAAPFILNFSRWLAYPCVDDLSSLHCCPHVALLCCSSPLAANSITVARCSPARPAAVSYPSPPRRRAEQATLPAGGSNSDPLRQSIMLLSVVLLRLLATGGLIIFLLCPASCLAPRRRRPPPPPSINDDGNYYCDWCPRHSTASADLDALLRGNGGGACGYAAAELDRGAPHVAAAGADFFFRDGAGCGACYQLRCRDRRVCGDGGVKVVVVAGAANRTGFLLTREAFAAMAKPGMSSDDQLLPGLGGNAVQVDFRRIPCEYKNKNLSVRVEEEWSRHPAHLAISFLYQGGQTDIAAVEIAHAAADAPAPAPSWRSMARVPRRGAVTWRTSRAPAGPLQLRLVVTAGVGGKWLRAGGDVLPADWRPGQVHDTGLRVHDVALSTCARSCLARRPPVVAGSQELR is encoded by the exons ATGGATGCGACAGCCATTTTGTTTATACTTGCAACCCATGCCCAATTGCTGAATTGCCCATCTCATCAACGACGACGTGTTCCTCGAATTTGTCCGGCCTTTTTCTCCATGCACTCGACTCATGCCGCGCCGTTTATTCTTAATTTCTCCCGTTGGCTGGCATATCCATGCGTCGACGACCTCAGCTCGTTGCATTGTTGCCCCCACGTTGCATTGCTTTGTTGCTCTAGCCCTCTAGCTGCTAACAGTATAACAGTAGCTCGCTGCTCGCCCGCCCGCCCGGCGGCCGTCTCTTATCCATCGCCGCCTCGCCGGCGAGCAGAGCAAGCTACTCTACCGGCCGGTGGCTCCAACTCCGATCCACTCCGCCAATCCATCATGCTGCTCAGCGTAGTGCTTCTTCGTCTCTTGGCCACCGGCGGCCTCATCATCTTCCTGTTGTGTCCCGCGTCCTGCcttgctcctcgtcgtcgtcgtcctcctccccctccttccATCAACGACGACGGCAACTACTACTGCGACTGGTGCCCTCGCCACTCCACCGCCTCCGCCGACCTCGACG CGTTGCTACGTGGTAACGGCGGCGGTGCCTGCGGGTACGCGGCAGCAGAGCTGGACAGAGGAGCCCCCCACGTCGCCGCCGCGGGCGCCGACTTCTTCTTCCGCGACGGCGCCGGCTGCGGCGCCTGCTACCAG TTGAGGTGCAGAGACAGGAGGGtgtgcggcgacggcggcgtcaAGGTCGTCGTGGTGGCCGGCGCGGCCAACCGGACGGGGTTCCTGCTCACCAGGGAGGCCTTCGCTGCGATGGCCAAGCCGGGCATGTCGTCCGATGATCAACTGCTGCCCGGCTTGGGCGGCAATGCTGTTCAGGTCGACTTCCGAAG AATACCCTgcgagtacaagaacaagaaccTGTCGGTACGCGTCGAGGAGGAATGGAGCAGGCACCCCGCGCACCTGGCCATCAGCTTCCTGTACCAGGGCGGGCAGACGGACATCGCGGCCGTCGAGATCGCGCACGCAGCGGCGgacgcgccggcgccggcgccgtcgtGGAGGTCCATGGCGCGCGTGCCCAGGCGCGGCGCCGTGACGTGGCGCACCTCGCGCGCGCCGGCGGGACCGTTGCAGCTCCGGCTCGTCGTCACGGCCGGCGTCGGCGGCAAGTGGCTGCGGGCTGGCGGGGACGTGTTGCCGGCGGACTGGCGGCCTGGGCAGGTGCACGACACGGGGCTCCGGGTCCACGACGTCGCCCTGAGCACCTGCGCCCGATCCTGCCTGGCGCGCCGGCCGCCGGTGGTCGCCGGCAGCCAGGAGCTCAGGTAG